A window of the Bombina bombina isolate aBomBom1 chromosome 3, aBomBom1.pri, whole genome shotgun sequence genome harbors these coding sequences:
- the RABIF gene encoding guanine nucleotide exchange factor MSS4 has product MERGLVSPDGKNVRAVLCQRCGCRVLSAGVAKLARRELILPLMKKKSSLKEDAHPDGDLLVEHWLVHDMFIFENVGFTNDVGKVKYLVCADCEVGPIGWHSLEEKNNFYVALDRVSYE; this is encoded by the exons ATGGAGCGAGGACTCGTTTCTCCTGATGGAAAGAATGTTCGAGCTGTTCTCTGTCAAAGATGTGGATGCCGAGTTCTCTCTGCCGGGGTAGCCAAGTTGGCGAGAAGGGAG ttgaTTCTTCCTTTGATGAAAAAGAAATCTTCTCTGAAAGAAGATGCGCATCCAGATGGAGACTTGCTTGTTGAACACTGGCTCGTACATGACATGTTTATATTTGAGAACGTCGGCTTCACAAATGACGTGGGCAAAGTGAAGTATTTGGTTTGTGCAGACTGCGAAGTGGGACCGATTGGATGGCACAGTCTggaggaaaaaaacaacttttatgtgGCTCTAGATCGAGTCAGCTATGAGTAA